In the genome of Bosea sp. ANAM02, the window TGTTGTGTGTCGGCCGGGATTTGTCTCCCGGTCCGCTTCTGAAAAACACCATAAGCCAGAGCGGATGAAAACGAGTTTAAATATCAGGATGAATCAGGGATTTACCCCTTTGGGTGAATCCTAAGTGAAGCCAGAAACGCTTAAGCTAAAGCGATTCTTACCATGACTCGGCGCAATCGAAGGGCCGAGCGCCCCAATCGTCATTGCGAACCCGCACTGTCATCCCGTGCGCGGTGCAGCGCGCAGCGGTGCGCCGCAGACACGGGACCGCGTGACGAGAAGGCGCCTTTTCCGGAGCACGGTCCCGTGTCTGCGCAGCAGCGTTTCACGCTGCGGCGCGCACGGGATGACAGGCGTCTTTTCAGGATGGCGGTCCCGCGTCTGCCGGCGCGCCGCCAGCTACTCCGCCTCGTTCTCGGCCGCCCAGGTCGCCAGGAAGTAGACGGCGATCAACCCGATATAGAGCCCGACGAGCCAGGCCGTCATCGGCACGAAGCGCGGGAAGAAGAAGCCCAGCAGCATCTGGCTGATCGCGGCGAGCAGCCAGAGCACGCCGCCCCAGGTCGAAGTCAGCCAGAGGCCGACCGCGGCGACGAGATCGATCACCGCGAAATAGACGACGATCGCCTGATAGCTGAGCAGGCGGTTCTCGAAGGGCGGCTGCGGATTGCCCGGCAGGCCGAAGATGACCATCCACGCGGTCAGGCCCTTGGCGAGCCAGAAGGCCGAAAGCAGGCGCAGGAACCAGACGAGCACGAGCCGCCAGCGGTTCGCCGGCTTGCCCTCGGCCTCGCCGGCGCGGGTGCCACGCAGCGCATCGCCATCTCCACCCAGCCCCAAGCTCAGCCCTCCAGCTTCAGTTCATCGGCGCCGAGCGAGGCGAAATAGGCATCGATATCGGTCTGCTCGACCTCGTCGAGCGTCGCGGGCCGCCAGCGCGGCGCCTGGTCCTTGTCGATCACCACGGCGCGCACGCCTTCGTAGAAATCATGGCCGCGCGCGATGCGCGAGACGATGCGGTACTCGGTGCGCATCGCCTCGGCGAAATCGAGCCCGGCTCCACGCCGCATCTGCTCGAAGGCGATGGCGACGCTGGTCGGCGACTTCACCGCAATGGTCTGCAGCAGCTTGCCGGCGAAGGCGTCGCCCTTGTCGGCAGCCCGGCGCAGGCCCGCGACCACGTCCGGCAAGGTCGGCGCGGCGAAGACCTCGGCCATCATGGCCTTTTCGGCGTGCAGGGGGCCTGGCCCGCGCTGGAGCGTGAAGCCGGCGAGAATATCGTCGAGGGAACCGGGCTTGGTCAGCGCGTCGGCGAGTTCCTCCATCCGCTCGCTCGGCACGCCATGGGTTGCGAGGCCTGCTGCCAGCGCATCGGCCGCGCCGACTCGCTCGCCAGTCAGCGCGAGAAAGCTGCCGAAACCGCCTTCCAGGCGCGGCAGGGCATAGGTCGCGCCGACATCGGGGAAGAAGCCGATGCCGACCTCCGGCATGGCGAAGAGATAGCGATCCCCCGCGATGCGGTGGCTGCCATGCAAGGAGATGCCGACGCCGCCGCCCATGACGATGCCGTCGATCAGCGCGACATAGGGCTTCGGATAGGTCTTGATGCGGTGGTTGAGGATGTATTCCTCGCCCCAGAAGGCGAGCATCTCGTCATGGCGGCCGGCCTTGCCGCAATCATGCAGCCAGCGGATATCGCCGCCGGCCGAGAACGCCTTCTCGCTCGTGCTGACGACGACGACGCGGGTGACCTGCGGGTCGTTTTCCCAGGCGTCGAGCGCGCGGGCGAGCTCGCGGACCATGCCGAGGCTCAGCGCGTTCAGCGCCTTCGGCCGGTTGAGCACGACGACGCCGGCTGCGCCGCGAATCTCGCAGATGATCTCGCGATCGTCAGTCATGGTCCGATCCTGCCTCCGTGGGCAGCGGTTCTGGAAGGCGAGGCATGGCTTGTCAACGCGAGCGATGGCTAAAGCCGTCGTGCAATGGTCTGCGACAATCTTGCGACGATCCTCCTGTTTTGGAATCGTTCCGATGTGATAAGGAAGCTATCGGCCGGCTTCGCCCGCATGACGACAGCCGCCCATACCGTTCATTGCTCGAGGCAATCGCCATGGAATCCCCGGTCGTGCGGCCTTTCCCTGCTCCGAAATCCCGCCATGACGAAGCGCCCTCGCTCGGTCTGACGCGCCGCATGCGCCGCAACCGCAAGGCGGAATGGTCGCGCCGGCTGGTGCGGGAATCAGCGCTGACGACCGACGACCTGATCTGGCCGATCTTCCTGATGGATTCGAGCGAGGCCAGTTTGCCGGTGGAGTGGATGCCCGGCGTCGACCGTCTCAATATCGACGAGGCCGTGCGCCGGGCAGCCGAGGCCGCAGCGCTCGGCATCCCCGCCATTGCGCCCTTCCCCTATGTCGACAAGGCGCTGCGCGATCCGACCGGCTCGGAGGCGCTCAACGCCAACAACCTGATGTGCCGCGCCGTGCGCGCAATCAAGCGCGAGGTGCCGCAGATCGGCATCATCTGCGACGCCGCGCTCGATCCCTATACCTCGCATGGCCATGACGGCGTGATGGAGGGCGAGCGCGTCCTCAACGACGCCAGCGTGCAGATCCTCGCCGGGCAGGCGCTGGCGCTCGCCGATGCCGGGGCCGACATCATCGCGCCCTCCGACATGATGGACGGGCGCGTCGGTGCGATCCGGACGGCGCTCGACGGCGAGGGCCACGAGGACGTGCAGATCATGGCCTATGCGGCGAAATATGCCTCGGCCTTCTACGGACCGTTCCGCGACGCGATCGGCACCAATGCCACGCTCGTCGGCGACAAGCGCACCTATCAGATGGACCCGGCCAATTCGGACGAGGCGATCGCCGAGGTGATGCTCGACCTCGAAGAGGGCGCCGACATGGTGATGATCAAGCCAGGCCTGCCCTATCTCGACGTGGTGGCGCGGGTGAAGGACCATTTCCGCGTGCCGACCTTCGCCTACCAGGTCTCCGGCGAGTACGCGATGATCATGGCGGCCGCGAACAACGGCTGGCTCGACGGCGACAAGGCGATGCTGGAAAGCCTGCTCGCCTTCAAGCGCGCCGGCGCCGATGGCGTGCTCACCTATTTCGCCCCGCGCGTGGCGAAGAAGCTGAAGGCCGGCGCGTAAGGGAAGCGTGTCATCCCGCACGCGCTGCGGCATGCAATGCCGCTGCGCAGAGGCGGGATCGTGCCCCGGAAAGGGCGCCTCTTTCTGCGCACGGTCCCGTGTCTGCGGAGCATCGCTTCGCGCACGGGATGACACTGCCGGTCGGGCCGCGCTACCGTCGTGCCCGCATGCGCCCGCTCCTCCTGTCGATTCTGGCCGCCGTCACGCTCGCCCTCGCGGGCTGCGGCTTCGATTTCGACACCGACCAGATGCGGCTCTGCCGGCAAGCGATCCCGCCGCTCAATCCGCCGAACGCCCGCATCGAGATCGAGCGGACCACCAGGGGGCCGGTCCCGCGGGCCCTGCGGCTGTTCTATCGCGTCCAGCTCGGCGACGGGCTTTCACGCCACCGCACGATCGACTGCCTCTTCGCCAACGAAGGCAGCGGGCCGAGCCGGGGGGCGCTCGTCGGCATCGCCGCGGACGGGCGGCCGATGGCCGATGCCAGCTTCTACCTGCTGCGGCGCTTCTACCTGGAGGACCGGGCCTCGCCGCCTCCGGACCCGGCGGAACCTAGAGCCGAGAGCCTGCCGGCGATTCCGACCAGCCTCGCCTATGGCCTGCAGCAGGGCCTGAGCGCCCTGCCCTCGGCCGCGATCTACGCCATGCTCGCGGCGGCCTATGCTCTCGTCTACGGGCTCACCGGGCGGATCATCCTGAGCTTCGGCGAATTCGCGGCGCTGGGCGCGCTTTCCTCCGTCGTCGGGGTCGCGCTGCTGCTCTCGCTCGCGGTGTCGACGCCGCTCTCCGGGCTTGCCGTCGCCTTCGCCGTCGCCATCGCCGTCTGCGCCCTGCACGGCTTCGCCATGGGCCGGTTCGTGCTGCGCCATCTCGAGCGCGGCACGGGCCAGCAGATGCTGATCGCCACGATCGGGCTCGCCATAGCACTCTCCGAATATCTTCGTCTGGCGCAGGGGCCAGAGCTGCGCTGGCTGCCGCCGGTGTTCAACACGCCGGTCCCGCTGGCGCATGCCGGAAACTTCGTGGTCACGCTGAACCCGCTCGCGCTGGCGCTGGCGGCGATCGGCCTCGGCGCGACGCTCGGCGTCGTCCTGCTGATCCGCCGCTCGGCCTATGGCCGGGCCTGGCGGGCCGTGTCCGACGACGCCAAGACCGCCGCGCTGTTCGGCGTCGATGCGCGCGCGGTCCATGACGTCGCCGTCATCATCGCCTGCGCCTGCTGCGGCATCGCCGGCGTCATCGTCACCGCGATCTATGGCGGGATGGGCTTCTCCGGCGGCTTCTCGCTCGGCCTGAAAGCGCTCGTCGCGGCGATCCTCGGCGGCATCGGCTCGGTCAGCGGGGCGGCGCTCGGCGGGCTCTGCATCGCGATCTTCGAAGCCGTCTGGTCGGCGACGCTGCCGATCGAGCAGCGCGACCTTGCCGTCTATTCGCTGCTCGCCATCGTGCTGATCTGGCGCCCCGGCGGCTTTTTCGGCGACGGCGAATTGACGCCACGCCGCGTGTGAGGCCCTGTTCTCCACCCGCGTCGACCGGAATCGAGACCCGAGCATGAGCGAAAGCTTCGCGATCAGCCCCGAGGATATCGACGCGGCCGCCGGGCGGATCGCGGGCCATGTGCTGCGCACGCCCCTGGTGCCGGCCCCGCGCCTCTCGGAACTGACCGGCGCGACCGTGCTGGTGAAGCACGAGAACATGCAGGCGACCGCCTCCTTCAAGGAGCGCGGGGCGGTCAACAAGCTGCTCTCGCTGAGCGAAGCCGAGCGGGAACGCGGCGTCATCGCGATGTCGGCGGGCAACCACGCCCAGGCCGTCGCCTATCACGCAAGGCGCTTCGACATTCCCGCAACGATCGTGATGCCCGAGCCGACGCCGCTGGTGAAGGTCGAGAATA includes:
- a CDS encoding enoyl-CoA hydratase/isomerase family protein, with the translated sequence MTDDREIICEIRGAAGVVVLNRPKALNALSLGMVRELARALDAWENDPQVTRVVVVSTSEKAFSAGGDIRWLHDCGKAGRHDEMLAFWGEEYILNHRIKTYPKPYVALIDGIVMGGGVGISLHGSHRIAGDRYLFAMPEVGIGFFPDVGATYALPRLEGGFGSFLALTGERVGAADALAAGLATHGVPSERMEELADALTKPGSLDDILAGFTLQRGPGPLHAEKAMMAEVFAAPTLPDVVAGLRRAADKGDAFAGKLLQTIAVKSPTSVAIAFEQMRRGAGLDFAEAMRTEYRIVSRIARGHDFYEGVRAVVIDKDQAPRWRPATLDEVEQTDIDAYFASLGADELKLEG
- a CDS encoding DUF6163 family protein — its product is MGLGGDGDALRGTRAGEAEGKPANRWRLVLVWFLRLLSAFWLAKGLTAWMVIFGLPGNPQPPFENRLLSYQAIVVYFAVIDLVAAVGLWLTSTWGGVLWLLAAISQMLLGFFFPRFVPMTAWLVGLYIGLIAVYFLATWAAENEAE
- a CDS encoding branched-chain amino acid ABC transporter permease, producing MTLPVGPRYRRARMRPLLLSILAAVTLALAGCGFDFDTDQMRLCRQAIPPLNPPNARIEIERTTRGPVPRALRLFYRVQLGDGLSRHRTIDCLFANEGSGPSRGALVGIAADGRPMADASFYLLRRFYLEDRASPPPDPAEPRAESLPAIPTSLAYGLQQGLSALPSAAIYAMLAAAYALVYGLTGRIILSFGEFAALGALSSVVGVALLLSLAVSTPLSGLAVAFAVAIAVCALHGFAMGRFVLRHLERGTGQQMLIATIGLAIALSEYLRLAQGPELRWLPPVFNTPVPLAHAGNFVVTLNPLALALAAIGLGATLGVVLLIRRSAYGRAWRAVSDDAKTAALFGVDARAVHDVAVIIACACCGIAGVIVTAIYGGMGFSGGFSLGLKALVAAILGGIGSVSGAALGGLCIAIFEAVWSATLPIEQRDLAVYSLLAIVLIWRPGGFFGDGELTPRRV
- the hemB gene encoding porphobilinogen synthase, encoding MESPVVRPFPAPKSRHDEAPSLGLTRRMRRNRKAEWSRRLVRESALTTDDLIWPIFLMDSSEASLPVEWMPGVDRLNIDEAVRRAAEAAALGIPAIAPFPYVDKALRDPTGSEALNANNLMCRAVRAIKREVPQIGIICDAALDPYTSHGHDGVMEGERVLNDASVQILAGQALALADAGADIIAPSDMMDGRVGAIRTALDGEGHEDVQIMAYAAKYASAFYGPFRDAIGTNATLVGDKRTYQMDPANSDEAIAEVMLDLEEGADMVMIKPGLPYLDVVARVKDHFRVPTFAYQVSGEYAMIMAAANNGWLDGDKAMLESLLAFKRAGADGVLTYFAPRVAKKLKAGA